A window of the Constrictibacter sp. MBR-5 genome harbors these coding sequences:
- a CDS encoding PTS sugar transporter subunit IIA — translation MIGMVLVTHGRLADEMLAAAVHVTGPQEQARTVCIGPDDDNEACRRQIVEAIAAVDDGDGVVLLTDMFGGTPSNLAISVLDKGRVEVIAGVNLPMLVKLASVRRQSSLEQAVDCAEEAGRKYIKVASRHLVDPKK, via the coding sequence ATGATCGGAATGGTTCTCGTCACCCATGGCCGGCTGGCCGACGAGATGCTGGCGGCCGCCGTGCACGTGACGGGTCCTCAGGAGCAGGCGCGCACCGTCTGCATCGGGCCGGACGACGACAACGAGGCCTGCCGTCGCCAGATCGTCGAGGCGATCGCCGCGGTCGACGACGGCGACGGTGTCGTCCTGCTGACGGACATGTTCGGCGGCACGCCGTCGAACCTCGCCATCTCCGTCCTCGACAAGGGGCGCGTCGAGGTCATCGCCGGCGTCAACCTGCCGATGCTCGTCAAGCTGGCCAGCGTCCGCCGTCAGTCGTCGCTGGAACAGGCGGTGGACTGTGCGGAGGAGGCGGGGCGGAAGTACATTAAGGTGGCGTCGCGGCATCTGGTCGACCCGAAGAAGTGA
- a CDS encoding tartrate dehydrogenase, which produces MDRKNRIYKIASIPGDGIGTEVVEAGLTVLAALERQEPFGFEVTRFDWGSEYYLRHGVMMPEDGRDQIRGMDAILFGSAGDPRVPDHITLWGLRLAICQRFDQYANVRPSRLLPGIRGPLRDCAPEDLDWVIVRENSEGEYAGVGGRVHTGLPLEVGLDVSVMTRAGVERVMRFAYELARSRPRKLLTIVTKSNAQRHAMVMWDEIAAEVGRDFPDVATDKMLVDAMTQRMVLKPQSIDTVVASNLHADILSDLAAALTGSLGIAATGNINPERTYPSMFEPIHGSAFDIMGKGIANPIGTFWSAAMMLDHLGEADAGRRLMRAIERVTGAGDVLPRDLGGNADTRAVTEAVCQALEDGGA; this is translated from the coding sequence ATGGACAGAAAGAATCGGATCTACAAGATCGCCTCGATTCCGGGCGACGGAATCGGGACCGAGGTGGTCGAGGCGGGCCTGACGGTGCTGGCCGCGCTGGAGCGGCAGGAGCCGTTCGGCTTTGAGGTGACCCGGTTCGACTGGGGCTCCGAATATTATCTGCGCCACGGCGTGATGATGCCGGAGGACGGTCGCGACCAGATCCGCGGCATGGACGCGATCCTGTTCGGCTCCGCCGGCGATCCGCGCGTCCCCGACCACATCACCCTCTGGGGCCTGCGCCTCGCCATCTGCCAGCGCTTCGACCAGTACGCCAACGTGCGGCCGTCGCGCCTGCTGCCGGGCATCCGGGGCCCGCTTCGCGACTGTGCGCCCGAAGACCTCGACTGGGTCATCGTCCGCGAGAACAGCGAGGGCGAGTATGCCGGCGTCGGCGGGCGGGTCCATACCGGCCTGCCGCTCGAGGTCGGCCTCGACGTGTCCGTGATGACGAGAGCCGGCGTCGAGCGAGTCATGCGCTTCGCCTACGAACTGGCCCGGTCGCGCCCGCGCAAGCTGCTGACGATCGTGACGAAGTCGAACGCGCAGCGCCACGCGATGGTGATGTGGGACGAGATCGCGGCCGAGGTCGGACGCGATTTCCCGGACGTCGCCACCGACAAGATGCTGGTCGACGCCATGACCCAGCGCATGGTGCTGAAACCGCAGTCCATCGACACCGTCGTCGCCTCCAATCTGCACGCGGACATCCTCAGCGATCTGGCCGCCGCCCTGACCGGCAGCCTGGGCATCGCCGCCACGGGGAACATCAACCCCGAGCGCACCTATCCGTCGATGTTCGAGCCGATCCACGGCTCGGCGTTCGACATCATGGGCAAGGGCATCGCCAACCCGATCGGCACCTTCTGGTCGGCCGCGATGATGCTCGACCATCTGGGCGAGGCCGACGCCGGCCGGCGCCTGATGCGGGCGATCGAACGGGTGACCGGTGCCGGAGACGTGCTGCCGCGCGATCTCGGCGGCAATGCCGATACGCGGGCGGTCACCGAGGCCGTCTGCCAAGCGCTCGAAGACGGTGGCGCCTGA
- the rapZ gene encoding RNase adapter RapZ has product MIPTDATAPESADAAATAPRRVVLVTGMSGAGKTTALKALEDAGFEAIDNLPLRLLRSLMTAGDEVSRALAIGVDVRTRDFGTEQMLAEIDRIMDELGLPVFIVFLDSDDAVIERRYTETRRRHPLAEDRAPIDGIRHERRLLAPLRERADLLLDTTDLNVHDLRRVLQGNFRLDRGAGMHVFVTSFSYRRGLPREADLVFDVRFLRNPHYEAELHDRTGQDADVAAFVAADAGFAPFLDNLLGLLDVLLPRYESEGKTYLTIAFGCTGGKHRSVYLAERVGAWIRARGISARVAHRDIARQDPQPPGPQPPSPQNEPRDSV; this is encoded by the coding sequence TTGATCCCGACGGACGCGACAGCTCCGGAATCGGCCGACGCCGCAGCCACCGCGCCGCGACGGGTGGTGCTCGTGACCGGCATGTCCGGCGCGGGCAAGACGACAGCGCTGAAGGCGCTGGAGGATGCCGGATTTGAGGCGATCGACAACCTGCCGCTGCGGCTCCTGCGCAGCCTGATGACCGCGGGGGACGAAGTCTCCCGCGCGCTGGCGATCGGCGTCGACGTACGCACCCGCGATTTCGGCACCGAGCAGATGCTGGCCGAGATCGACCGCATCATGGACGAGCTCGGGCTGCCGGTCTTCATCGTCTTCCTCGACAGCGACGACGCCGTCATCGAGCGCCGCTATACGGAAACCCGCCGGCGCCACCCGCTCGCAGAGGATCGGGCACCGATTGACGGCATCCGCCACGAGCGCCGCCTGCTGGCGCCGCTGCGCGAGCGCGCCGACCTGCTCCTCGACACCACCGACCTCAACGTGCACGACCTGCGACGCGTGCTTCAGGGGAATTTCCGCCTGGATCGCGGCGCCGGCATGCACGTTTTCGTGACATCTTTCTCTTACCGCCGCGGTCTGCCGCGCGAGGCGGACCTTGTCTTCGACGTCCGGTTCCTCCGGAATCCGCATTACGAGGCGGAACTCCACGACCGGACCGGACAGGACGCCGACGTCGCCGCCTTCGTCGCCGCAGACGCGGGATTCGCGCCCTTCCTGGACAATCTGCTCGGCCTGCTCGACGTGCTGCTGCCGCGCTACGAGAGCGAGGGAAAGACGTATCTGACGATCGCCTTCGGCTGTACCGGCGGGAAGCACCGCTCGGTCTATCTCGCCGAGCGGGTCGGCGCGTGGATCCGCGCGCGCGGCATCAGCGCCCGCGTGGCGCATCGCGACATCGCGCGCCAGGACCCGCAGCCCCCGGGCCCGCAGCCCCCGAGCCCACAGAACGAACCGAGGGACTCCGTATGA
- a CDS encoding ATP-binding protein has protein sequence MAVTILALTVAVLSLALAAHHRIRCRRAERSYDALVGRLDRHEAALAQAPLAYVSWDRSGDDEYHSTGLPLLLGLHPTAAVSWEMLRDRLMPTDGVMLEDAVAVLLQSGESFSTVVRTSDASRAIAVSGMRVDAARRMDVLWLADATVAAAPMAQLAGDAAALRAERDRFLALFDALPMPIWQRARDMSLAFCNRAYALAVDAPAPAAALIDGREIAAGLVDPSGRALAERAVRTGTAQSESHHLVVAGSRRFFEFCEFPLGGGGFVGGYAQDFTAMESVQADLNLHIDAHAEVLEQLRSGIAMFGPDGHLKFFNRGYAALWRLDTEWLAEGPPLGEILEALRERRRLPEVVDFRAYKQARLAMFQEVIEPHEEYLYLPDDTTVREIVAPHPLGGLMFLYEDVTDRLALETSYNTLTAVQRETLNELREGVAVYGTDGRIKLCNPAFLRHWNLAESFVGSEPHIADVVERNKPLLRHEGSWNTFKQSMVDRVMQRVTGAGRLPLTDGRVVDFNTVPLPDGSVLYSETDVTDSYNIERALVERNEALQEADRLKTEFLANVSYELRTPLNTIIGFTEILSNAYFGDLNLRQTEYTKGILEASQRLLALINDILDLAMVEAGQLTLEPEQIDVPALLESVLGLARERARNQNLEIAAETAPDAGSIVADGRRLRQVLFNLVSNAVKFTPPGGHVTLRARRVDGQLAIEVSDDGIGIVKEDLNRVFDAFERGRAGAEPPLGEQRTAGAGLGLTLVKKFIEMHGGRIELRSTLGEGTTVTCWLPADRTDLIEAPREPALQQAPPIRRLLP, from the coding sequence ATGGCGGTAACGATCCTCGCCCTGACGGTGGCCGTGCTGTCGCTCGCCCTGGCGGCGCACCACCGGATCCGCTGCCGCCGCGCCGAACGAAGCTACGACGCTCTGGTCGGCCGGCTCGACCGGCACGAGGCCGCCCTCGCCCAGGCCCCGCTGGCCTACGTGTCCTGGGATCGCAGCGGCGACGACGAGTATCACAGCACCGGCCTGCCGCTCCTCCTCGGCCTCCACCCGACCGCCGCCGTCTCCTGGGAGATGCTGCGCGACAGGCTCATGCCGACCGACGGCGTGATGCTCGAGGATGCGGTCGCCGTACTGCTTCAGTCCGGCGAGAGCTTCTCCACCGTCGTGCGGACCAGCGACGCCAGTCGGGCGATCGCCGTGTCTGGCATGCGCGTGGACGCGGCGCGCCGGATGGACGTCCTCTGGCTGGCCGACGCGACCGTCGCCGCGGCCCCCATGGCGCAGCTGGCCGGTGACGCCGCGGCGCTCCGCGCCGAGCGCGACAGGTTCCTCGCATTGTTCGATGCGCTGCCGATGCCGATCTGGCAGCGTGCACGCGACATGTCGCTGGCCTTCTGCAATCGCGCCTACGCGCTCGCGGTCGACGCGCCGGCGCCCGCCGCCGCGCTGATCGACGGCAGGGAGATCGCGGCAGGGCTCGTGGACCCGTCCGGCCGCGCCCTGGCCGAACGTGCCGTGCGCACGGGCACCGCCCAGTCGGAGAGCCACCATCTGGTCGTCGCCGGATCGCGCCGTTTCTTCGAGTTCTGCGAGTTCCCGCTCGGCGGCGGCGGATTCGTCGGCGGCTACGCCCAGGATTTCACCGCGATGGAGAGCGTGCAGGCCGACTTGAACCTGCACATCGACGCCCATGCGGAGGTGCTGGAACAGCTCCGCTCCGGCATCGCGATGTTCGGCCCCGACGGCCATCTGAAGTTCTTCAACCGCGGCTATGCCGCACTTTGGCGCCTCGACACGGAATGGCTGGCCGAAGGCCCGCCGCTCGGCGAGATCCTGGAAGCCTTGCGCGAGCGTCGCCGCCTGCCCGAGGTCGTCGACTTCCGCGCCTATAAGCAGGCGCGACTCGCGATGTTCCAGGAGGTGATCGAGCCGCACGAGGAGTATCTCTATCTCCCCGACGACACGACCGTGCGCGAGATCGTGGCGCCGCATCCGCTCGGCGGACTCATGTTCCTCTACGAGGACGTGACCGACAGGCTGGCACTCGAAACCTCTTACAACACGCTGACGGCCGTACAGCGCGAGACCCTGAACGAACTGCGCGAAGGGGTTGCCGTCTACGGCACCGACGGGCGCATCAAGCTGTGCAACCCGGCCTTCCTGCGGCACTGGAACCTGGCGGAGAGCTTCGTCGGCAGCGAGCCGCACATCGCCGACGTCGTCGAGCGGAACAAGCCGCTGCTGCGCCACGAAGGGTCGTGGAACACGTTCAAGCAGTCGATGGTGGATCGCGTGATGCAGCGCGTCACCGGGGCCGGCCGTCTGCCGCTCACGGACGGGCGGGTCGTCGACTTCAACACGGTGCCGCTGCCGGACGGCAGCGTCCTGTACAGCGAGACCGACGTCACCGACAGCTACAACATCGAACGTGCGCTGGTGGAACGGAATGAGGCGCTGCAGGAGGCCGACCGCCTCAAGACCGAGTTCCTGGCCAACGTGTCCTACGAACTGCGCACGCCGCTCAACACGATCATCGGCTTCACCGAGATCCTGTCGAACGCCTATTTCGGCGACCTCAACCTGCGCCAGACCGAGTACACGAAGGGCATCCTCGAGGCTTCGCAGCGGCTGCTGGCCCTGATCAACGACATTCTCGACCTCGCGATGGTCGAGGCCGGCCAGCTCACGCTGGAGCCCGAGCAGATCGACGTTCCGGCCCTGCTGGAGAGCGTTCTCGGCCTCGCCCGGGAACGCGCCCGGAACCAGAACCTGGAGATCGCCGCGGAGACCGCACCCGATGCGGGCTCGATCGTCGCCGACGGGCGGCGCCTGCGGCAGGTCCTCTTCAACCTGGTCAGCAACGCCGTCAAGTTCACCCCGCCCGGCGGCCACGTGACGCTGCGCGCCCGCCGGGTGGACGGGCAACTGGCGATCGAGGTGTCGGACGACGGCATAGGCATCGTGAAGGAAGACCTGAACCGCGTCTTCGACGCCTTCGAGCGCGGCCGCGCCGGCGCGGAACCGCCACTGGGCGAGCAGCGCACCGCGGGCGCCGGTCTCGGCCTGACCCTGGTCAAGAAGTTCATCGAAATGCATGGCGGCCGCATCGAACTGCGGTCCACGCTGGGCGAGGGTACGACCGTCACCTGCTGGCTCCCCGCCGACCGCACCGACCTGATCGAGGCGCCGCGCGAACCGGCGCTGCAGCAGGCGCCCCCGATTCGCCGCCTGCTGCCCTGA
- a CDS encoding HPr family phosphocarrier protein produces the protein MPETRIVTIVNQRGLHARAAGRFVKLAGGYEANVTVSSQGETVSGLSIMGLLMLGAARGARIEIAADGPEAAAAVDALAGLVETGFGEDVGPPPPRP, from the coding sequence ATGCCGGAAACGCGGATCGTGACGATCGTCAACCAGCGCGGCCTGCACGCGCGCGCCGCCGGGAGGTTCGTGAAGCTGGCCGGAGGCTACGAGGCGAACGTCACGGTGAGCAGCCAGGGGGAGACCGTTTCGGGCCTGTCCATCATGGGATTGCTCATGCTCGGCGCGGCGCGCGGCGCGCGGATCGAGATCGCGGCGGACGGCCCGGAGGCGGCCGCCGCAGTCGATGCGCTGGCCGGCCTTGTAGAGACGGGCTTCGGCGAGGACGTCGGCCCTCCGCCCCCCCGGCCTTGA
- a CDS encoding TAXI family TRAP transporter solute-binding subunit: protein MKILRTLAVLAGTAVAAVSLAAPASAQKAGWPDSMVLGTAAVGGTYFIYGQGWANLVNETVGTKISTQQTQGPNQNMILADRNDVQLGMVTMGVAYEGWTGEGDWTQGKKFNNVRAIFPMYDTPFHIITMANSGIKTFKDLDGKRVGVGPRAGTSGTYWPRYFKDFGLKVTVRNGAGSDMASQLADGLIDAFGFGAGLPISAFSELEAQHEVRYIGFTDEERQKLLDNHPSLAPTTIPANTYRQLKEDQKTVGVFNFAIAHKDLPDDLVYEIVKAVMDNHERMVQIHASSAETVPANATKNSFLTWHPGAVRYFQEKGIKLADKAMPKS from the coding sequence ATGAAGATCCTGAGGACGCTCGCCGTGCTCGCAGGCACGGCAGTGGCGGCGGTGTCCCTCGCCGCCCCCGCCTCGGCCCAGAAGGCCGGCTGGCCCGACAGCATGGTGCTCGGCACCGCAGCCGTCGGCGGCACCTACTTCATCTACGGCCAGGGCTGGGCCAATCTCGTCAACGAGACTGTCGGGACGAAGATCAGCACCCAGCAGACGCAGGGCCCCAACCAGAACATGATTCTGGCGGACCGCAACGACGTCCAGCTTGGCATGGTGACGATGGGCGTCGCCTACGAGGGTTGGACCGGCGAAGGCGACTGGACGCAGGGCAAGAAGTTCAACAACGTCCGCGCCATCTTCCCGATGTACGACACGCCGTTCCACATCATCACGATGGCGAACAGCGGCATCAAGACGTTCAAGGACCTCGACGGCAAGCGCGTCGGCGTCGGTCCGCGGGCGGGCACATCGGGCACCTACTGGCCGCGCTACTTCAAGGACTTCGGCCTGAAGGTCACGGTCCGCAACGGTGCCGGCAGCGATATGGCCTCGCAGCTGGCCGACGGCCTGATCGACGCCTTCGGCTTCGGTGCCGGCCTGCCGATCTCGGCGTTCAGCGAGCTGGAAGCCCAGCATGAGGTGCGCTACATCGGCTTCACCGACGAAGAGCGCCAGAAGCTGCTCGACAACCACCCGTCGCTCGCACCGACGACGATCCCGGCGAACACGTACCGCCAGCTGAAGGAAGACCAGAAGACGGTCGGCGTCTTCAACTTCGCCATCGCCCACAAGGACCTGCCGGACGACCTGGTCTACGAGATCGTCAAGGCGGTCATGGACAACCACGAGCGTATGGTTCAGATCCACGCGTCCTCCGCCGAGACCGTCCCGGCCAACGCCACGAAGAACAGCTTCCTGACCTGGCATCCGGGCGCGGTGCGCTACTTCCAGGAGAAGGGCATCAAGCTCGCCGACAAGGCGATGCCGAAGTCCTGA
- the ahcY gene encoding adenosylhomocysteinase: protein MSTAHDYKVKDISLAKWGRSEINIAETEMPGLVALREEYGASKPLKGARITGCLHMTIQTAVLIETLTALGAEVRWSSCNIFSTQDQAAAAIAETGVPVFAWKGETEEEYWWCVEQTIKGPDGWTPNMLLDDGGDLTQLMHEKYSEIMKDVRGVSEETTTGVHRLYEMAKKGKLLVPAINVNDSVTKSKFDNLYGCRESLVDGIKRATDVMMAGKQAVVAGYGDVGKGSAQSLRSQGARVMVTEVDPICALQAAMEGFEVVTMEEAAPRADIFVTATGNVDIITMDHMRAMKDRAIVCNIGHFDNEIQVEGLRNMKWHNVKPQVDEIEFPDGKRILLLAEGRLVNLGCGTGHPSFVMSASFTNQVLAQIELWHNAGKYEKKVYVLPKHLDEKVAALHLGRLGAKLTKLSPKQAEYIGVADTGPYKPEPYRY from the coding sequence ATGAGCACTGCCCACGATTACAAGGTCAAGGACATTTCGCTCGCCAAGTGGGGGCGCAGCGAGATCAACATCGCCGAGACCGAGATGCCCGGCCTCGTGGCCTTGCGTGAGGAATACGGCGCATCCAAGCCGCTGAAGGGTGCCCGGATCACCGGCTGCCTGCACATGACCATCCAGACCGCGGTTCTGATCGAGACGCTGACGGCGCTCGGGGCGGAGGTCCGTTGGAGCTCGTGCAACATCTTCTCGACCCAGGATCAGGCGGCCGCGGCGATCGCCGAGACGGGCGTCCCGGTGTTCGCCTGGAAGGGCGAGACCGAGGAAGAATACTGGTGGTGCGTCGAGCAGACGATCAAGGGCCCGGACGGCTGGACCCCGAACATGCTCCTCGACGACGGCGGCGACCTGACGCAGCTGATGCACGAGAAGTATTCCGAGATCATGAAGGACGTGCGCGGCGTCTCCGAGGAGACGACGACGGGCGTCCACCGCCTTTACGAGATGGCCAAGAAGGGCAAGCTGCTCGTCCCCGCCATCAACGTGAACGACTCGGTCACCAAGTCGAAGTTCGACAATCTCTACGGCTGCCGTGAGAGCCTGGTCGACGGGATCAAGCGCGCGACCGACGTGATGATGGCCGGCAAGCAGGCCGTCGTGGCTGGCTACGGCGACGTCGGCAAGGGTTCCGCACAGAGCCTGCGCAGCCAGGGCGCCCGCGTCATGGTGACCGAAGTCGACCCGATCTGCGCGCTACAGGCGGCGATGGAAGGCTTCGAGGTCGTGACGATGGAAGAGGCCGCACCGCGCGCCGACATCTTCGTCACCGCGACCGGCAACGTCGACATCATCACGATGGACCACATGCGGGCCATGAAGGACCGCGCCATCGTCTGCAACATCGGCCACTTCGACAACGAGATCCAGGTCGAAGGCCTGCGCAACATGAAGTGGCACAACGTCAAGCCGCAGGTCGACGAGATCGAGTTCCCGGACGGCAAGCGTATCCTGCTGCTCGCCGAGGGCCGCCTGGTGAACCTGGGCTGCGGCACCGGCCACCCGAGCTTCGTGATGAGCGCCAGCTTCACCAACCAGGTGCTGGCCCAGATCGAGCTGTGGCACAACGCCGGCAAGTACGAGAAGAAGGTGTACGTGCTGCCCAAGCATCTCGACGAGAAGGTCGCGGCGCTGCATCTCGGCAGGCTCGGTGCCAAGCTGACGAAGCTGTCGCCGAAGCAGGCAGAATATATCGGCGTGGCTGACACGGGCCCCTACAAGCCCGAGCCCTACCGCTACTGA
- the rutA gene encoding pyrimidine utilization protein A gives MDVGVFIPIGNNGWLISTTSPQYKPSFDLNKAVVQEAEGYGFDFALSMIKLRGFGGPSQFWDYNLESFTLMAGLAAVTSRIKLFASVAVLTMPPPFAARMAVTIDSISHGRFGLNMVSGWQKAEYEQMGIWPGETYFERRYKFCAEYVAIMRELWATGRSDFKGEFFKMDDCRLLPQPTAPIEIIAAAQSGRGMAFAAEYCDYNFCAASGINEPTRFAPVAGRLVEETKRTGRKVGALVLLMVIADETDEAAWAKWEHYKAGSDLEALGWRDVQANADPNQDPNATKNALLNLAEKDRPPPTRQGVLIGSYANVAAMLDKVAEVPGVQGVMLTFDDFLIGMDQFGQRIQPLMKSRSHAVAA, from the coding sequence ATGGACGTCGGCGTCTTCATCCCGATCGGCAACAACGGGTGGCTCATCTCGACCACCTCGCCCCAGTACAAGCCGTCGTTCGACCTCAACAAGGCGGTCGTCCAGGAGGCCGAGGGCTACGGCTTTGACTTCGCGCTCTCGATGATCAAACTGCGCGGCTTCGGCGGGCCGTCCCAGTTCTGGGACTACAATCTGGAATCCTTCACGCTGATGGCCGGCCTGGCCGCCGTCACGTCCCGGATAAAGCTCTTCGCGTCGGTCGCCGTCCTCACCATGCCGCCGCCGTTCGCGGCGCGCATGGCCGTCACCATCGACTCCATCTCGCACGGCCGCTTCGGGCTCAACATGGTCTCGGGTTGGCAGAAGGCCGAGTACGAGCAGATGGGCATCTGGCCCGGCGAAACCTATTTCGAGCGCCGCTACAAGTTCTGCGCCGAGTATGTCGCGATCATGCGCGAGCTCTGGGCGACCGGCCGCTCGGACTTTAAGGGCGAGTTCTTCAAGATGGACGACTGCCGCCTGCTGCCGCAGCCGACGGCGCCCATCGAGATCATCGCCGCCGCACAGAGCGGCCGCGGCATGGCCTTCGCAGCGGAGTATTGCGACTATAACTTCTGTGCGGCCTCCGGGATCAACGAACCGACGCGCTTCGCCCCCGTCGCCGGACGACTGGTCGAGGAGACGAAGCGGACCGGACGCAAGGTCGGCGCCCTCGTCCTGCTCATGGTCATCGCGGACGAGACGGACGAGGCCGCCTGGGCGAAATGGGAGCACTACAAGGCGGGTTCCGATCTCGAAGCTCTCGGCTGGCGCGACGTCCAGGCGAACGCCGATCCGAACCAGGACCCCAACGCCACCAAGAACGCGCTGCTGAACCTCGCCGAGAAGGACCGGCCGCCGCCGACCCGCCAGGGCGTCCTGATCGGCTCCTACGCCAACGTCGCCGCGATGCTCGACAAAGTCGCCGAGGTGCCGGGCGTCCAGGGCGTGATGCTGACCTTCGACGACTTCCTGATCGGCATGGATCAGTTCGGCCAGCGCATCCAACCGCTGATGAAGAGCCGCAGCCACGCCGTCGCCGCCTGA
- a CDS encoding isochorismatase family protein yields the protein MDLSDLTARQMYEALKAAPPRRRFGFGDRIALVNVDLQCAYTAVDTFATAYETDPRQLEHVAALAAAVRAIGLPVVWTYVAYAPGGGDCGVWGTRNDAPDSLQNIREGSPRAALDPRLTIDPADTVMRKRMPSAFFETHLASLLVWHRIDTVIVTGGSTSGCVRATVVDGLSHGYRMIVPEECVADRHESPHFAALYDMAVKYADVLPVGDVLARLQKGPGMS from the coding sequence ATGGACCTGTCCGATCTCACCGCGCGTCAGATGTACGAGGCGCTGAAAGCGGCGCCACCCCGGCGCCGCTTCGGCTTCGGCGACCGGATCGCCCTGGTGAACGTCGATCTTCAATGCGCCTATACGGCGGTCGATACGTTCGCCACCGCTTACGAGACCGACCCTCGGCAACTGGAGCACGTCGCGGCGCTCGCCGCAGCGGTCCGCGCCATCGGCCTCCCGGTCGTCTGGACCTACGTCGCCTACGCGCCCGGCGGCGGCGACTGCGGCGTGTGGGGGACGCGGAACGACGCCCCGGACTCGTTGCAGAACATCCGCGAGGGTTCGCCGCGTGCCGCACTGGACCCGCGACTGACGATCGATCCCGCGGACACCGTGATGCGCAAGCGCATGCCGTCGGCCTTTTTCGAGACGCACCTGGCCTCGCTGCTGGTCTGGCACCGCATCGATACCGTGATCGTCACCGGCGGCTCGACCTCCGGCTGCGTCCGGGCGACCGTCGTCGACGGCCTGTCGCACGGCTACCGCATGATCGTGCCCGAGGAATGCGTCGCCGACCGTCACGAGAGCCCGCACTTCGCCGCCCTTTACGACATGGCCGTGAAGTATGCCGACGTCCTGCCCGTCGGCGACGTGCTCGCGCGGTTGCAGAAAGGGCCCGGAATGTCCTGA